Proteins found in one Butyrivibrio proteoclasticus B316 genomic segment:
- a CDS encoding DEAD/DEAH box helicase, translating into MSTDILEAVRNRTKEDLKNKLSLFNRCAVPRCTGFGKTWLLSEIAQEYDTVLYLYPAEIIKKTAMHAIDETWEIEDEDESEAEEKKAIYDELGYELDYHNIRFMTYTKLARMDKKQIKELPLYSLIIMDEAHRLGGELTKTRALWLMYYQKNSHIIGATATPERMDAFDVIAEFFRGICVFQYTLHDAIQDGIIKMPIYIYCTYDIETSFKQAARLTGQDKNNIVVDEVLKSRLFEVSNVHNIPKIMKKTTDKYVSAKSYMKYIVFFPNIKKLLERYTKVEEWFKEAFPGYTVNTLVVTSENKTTQNNINNLNLKHHRKTIDLIACVDMLNMGYHVEDLTGIVMYRCTTSSQIYIQQFGRALSTGSKNRCVVFDIVDNLHRKSLFHLAPEGKRRIKRAHPTKKERAERLLDEIKHELTKKEQILMRKFIEDELEAEDQVAFDALWKKVNEISEEDIYAVDHLATYRELIAKTIAEVKYTRSKRAAEEYFRIQTSKCKRQIPNTVNELKKMKDLTPALKIFLDWQKIDEEDMLEYILEPGSVDKIDVKKIKQGIRDSMAY; encoded by the coding sequence ATGAGCACTGATATTCTTGAAGCCGTAAGAAACAGAACCAAAGAAGATCTAAAAAACAAACTATCTCTTTTTAACAGATGTGCTGTCCCTCGCTGTACAGGATTTGGTAAAACTTGGCTTCTTTCTGAAATTGCCCAGGAATATGACACCGTTCTTTACCTTTATCCTGCAGAGATCATCAAAAAAACTGCCATGCATGCAATAGATGAGACATGGGAAATTGAAGATGAAGATGAATCGGAAGCTGAGGAAAAGAAAGCTATATATGATGAACTTGGATATGAACTTGATTACCACAACATCAGGTTCATGACTTATACAAAGCTTGCGCGAATGGATAAAAAGCAGATAAAAGAACTTCCTCTGTACAGCCTCATAATCATGGATGAGGCACACCGTCTTGGAGGCGAGCTTACCAAAACGAGAGCCCTTTGGCTTATGTATTATCAGAAAAATTCCCACATAATAGGAGCAACAGCAACCCCTGAAAGGATGGATGCATTCGACGTCATTGCAGAGTTCTTCAGGGGTATCTGCGTCTTCCAATACACGCTCCATGATGCTATACAGGACGGCATCATCAAAATGCCAATCTATATCTACTGTACATATGACATCGAGACGAGTTTTAAGCAGGCAGCAAGGCTTACCGGACAGGATAAGAATAACATTGTCGTTGATGAAGTCTTAAAATCCAGGCTCTTTGAAGTAAGTAACGTCCATAATATCCCCAAGATAATGAAAAAGACCACGGATAAATATGTCAGTGCAAAGTCTTACATGAAGTACATTGTCTTTTTCCCAAATATAAAGAAACTCCTTGAAAGATATACAAAGGTAGAAGAGTGGTTTAAAGAGGCATTTCCGGGCTATACGGTAAATACACTTGTAGTGACATCGGAAAACAAAACGACTCAGAATAATATAAATAATCTAAACCTAAAGCACCACAGAAAAACAATAGACCTTATTGCCTGTGTTGACATGCTCAACATGGGCTATCATGTAGAAGATCTTACAGGCATCGTTATGTACAGATGTACCACATCATCGCAGATATATATTCAGCAGTTTGGAAGGGCCCTTTCAACAGGCTCGAAGAACAGATGCGTTGTCTTTGACATAGTTGACAACCTTCACAGAAAATCCCTGTTCCATCTCGCCCCTGAAGGAAAGAGGAGAATAAAAAGAGCCCATCCAACGAAGAAAGAGAGGGCAGAAAGACTTCTTGACGAAATAAAGCATGAGCTGACAAAAAAAGAGCAGATACTTATGCGAAAGTTTATAGAGGACGAACTTGAAGCTGAGGATCAGGTTGCTTTTGATGCGCTTTGGAAGAAAGTAAACGAGATAAGTGAAGAAGACATCTATGCAGTAGACCACCTTGCAACATACAGAGAGCTTATCGCAAAAACCATAGCAGAAGTTAAGTACACAAGGTCAAAGAGAGCAGCAGAGGAATATTTCCGTATACAGACAAGCAAATGCAAAAGACAGATCCCTAATACTGTTAATGAGCTTAAAAAGATGAAGGATTTAACCCCTGCGCTTAAGATATTCCTTGACTGGCAGAAGATTGATGAGGAAGATATGCTAGAATATATTCTCGAGCCAGGAAGCGTTGATAAGATTGATGTGAAGAAAATAAAGCAAGGAATACGCGATTCAATGGCATATTAA
- the tnpA gene encoding IS200/IS605 family transposase has product MDKYSIFTINSDVTHGRGYVYCLQYHIVWCTKYRKKVIIGNIESDVKEHLYRTAEDLGIKILAMETMPDHIHMLIECKPQCRISDAIKVFKGNTARWLFLTHPEIKTKLWGGHLWNPSYFVATVSERTKEQVTNYISSQKEK; this is encoded by the coding sequence ATGGATAAATATAGCATATTTACAATAAATTCAGATGTGACGCATGGTAGAGGATATGTATACTGCTTGCAGTACCATATAGTATGGTGTACCAAGTATCGTAAGAAGGTTATTATTGGCAATATAGAGTCAGATGTTAAAGAACATCTTTACCGTACAGCCGAAGATTTAGGCATTAAAATCCTTGCTATGGAAACAATGCCTGACCATATACATATGCTTATAGAATGTAAGCCTCAATGTAGGATTTCAGATGCAATTAAAGTATTCAAAGGCAATACTGCAAGATGGCTGTTTCTTACGCATCCAGAAATCAAAACTAAGCTTTGGGGTGGACATTTATGGAATCCATCATATTTTGTAGCAACTGTAAGTGAGCGCACTAAAGAGCAGGTCACTAATTATATAAGCAGTCAGAAAGAAAAGTAA
- a CDS encoding metal-dependent hydrolase produces MASGKAHLAAGVAMTGLLAAAGGCTGNEAMVMIEGAVIGSLIPDIDNKTSTIGKPLFILRPFQGTYDHRSRLPHTFLGCLMFTSIVAVLSSFDPLLVGGFLFGYILHLFVDSYTKQGIRWLYPISKKYYGACKCDMSSPFKRLYKRFVKACDEMEGVKNEQDREHRVCNVCHE; encoded by the coding sequence ATGGCGAGTGGAAAGGCACATCTTGCAGCAGGAGTTGCCATGACGGGACTCCTTGCGGCAGCAGGTGGGTGCACAGGAAATGAAGCAATGGTAATGATCGAGGGGGCAGTTATTGGCTCTCTTATTCCTGATATAGACAATAAAACATCGACTATTGGCAAGCCTTTATTCATACTGCGCCCATTCCAGGGAACTTATGATCACAGGTCAAGGCTTCCGCATACATTCTTGGGATGTCTAATGTTTACCAGTATCGTTGCAGTATTATCATCTTTTGATCCCTTACTTGTCGGAGGGTTCTTATTTGGGTATATTCTGCATCTGTTTGTGGACTCATATACTAAGCAGGGTATAAGATGGTTATATCCAATAAGTAAAAAATATTACGGCGCATGTAAATGCGACATGTCTTCACCTTTTAAAAGGCTTTATAAGAGATTTGTCAAAGCATGCGACGAGATGGAGGGAGTTAAGAATGAACAGGATCGTGAACACAGAGTATGCAATGTTTGTCACGAATAA
- a CDS encoding transposase: MKIYSTYSVKIKQYNHIFSETVTIYRDAVNFLMDVCLAEWDLVSVIKGNQAQMMHVESLCHKTKENSSPKYDFDSRFYKMPSYIRRAAISEAIGKVSSYKSNLANWKLNPNGKKPTLNNCGYVYPSLYRIGMYNLADDYSAQIKIYHNNTWNWLSINLRKSDMDYIYHRCNGRKMCAPTLQKRGKEWFLDFPFEEKATLTDTNSLVVGVDLGLNSACTCCIMDSKGTIYGRRFLRLPRETDRLNHAVNRIKKAQQYGNRKMPRLWAKAKGINDDIAVKTANFIIDTAVMYNADTIVFEHLDLAGKKRGSKKQKLHMWKAKYVQSMVTDKAHRLSMRISHICAWGTSRLAFDGSGRVLRGKDADMPTYSLCRFQNGKTYNCDLNASYNIAARYYIREIFKSCSVTDRLDIEAKVPQCSKRSTCTLADLISLNAVLDNILVA; the protein is encoded by the coding sequence ATGAAGATATACTCCACGTATTCCGTTAAAATAAAACAATACAATCATATATTTTCTGAGACCGTAACTATATACAGGGATGCTGTCAATTTTCTTATGGATGTATGCCTAGCTGAATGGGACTTAGTTTCTGTCATAAAAGGTAATCAGGCTCAAATGATGCATGTAGAGTCGCTTTGTCATAAAACCAAAGAGAACTCTTCTCCTAAATACGATTTCGATTCCAGATTCTATAAGATGCCGTCATATATACGCAGAGCAGCAATATCTGAAGCTATAGGCAAAGTATCATCTTATAAATCTAACCTTGCTAACTGGAAGTTAAATCCTAATGGTAAGAAACCTACTCTTAATAACTGTGGGTACGTGTATCCATCCCTATATCGCATAGGAATGTATAATCTCGCAGACGATTATTCTGCACAGATTAAGATATACCATAACAATACATGGAATTGGCTATCCATTAATCTTCGTAAATCAGACATGGATTATATCTATCATAGGTGTAATGGTCGTAAGATGTGCGCTCCTACGCTTCAGAAACGGGGTAAAGAATGGTTTTTAGACTTCCCGTTTGAAGAAAAGGCTACTCTTACAGATACAAACAGCCTTGTAGTTGGCGTTGACCTTGGTTTAAATTCAGCATGTACGTGTTGCATCATGGATTCAAAAGGCACTATCTACGGCAGACGTTTCCTTAGACTGCCAAGGGAAACAGACCGTTTGAACCATGCTGTAAACCGTATAAAGAAAGCCCAGCAATATGGCAACCGTAAGATGCCGAGGCTGTGGGCTAAAGCTAAAGGTATTAACGATGATATAGCTGTTAAAACAGCTAACTTTATCATAGATACAGCCGTAATGTACAATGCTGACACCATAGTTTTTGAACACTTGGACCTTGCAGGTAAAAAGCGTGGCTCTAAGAAACAAAAGCTCCATATGTGGAAGGCAAAGTACGTGCAATCTATGGTAACAGACAAGGCTCACAGACTTAGTATGAGGATATCTCATATTTGCGCATGGGGGACATCACGACTAGCTTTCGATGGCAGTGGCAGAGTTCTTCGAGGTAAGGACGCAGATATGCCCACATACAGTTTGTGTAGATTCCAAAATGGCAAAACATACAACTGCGATCTTAATGCTTCGTATAATATAGCAGCCCGCTATTATATACGAGAAATTTTTAAATCCTGTTCGGTGACGGACAGGTTGGACATTGAGGCTAAAGTCCCTCAGTGCTCTAAGAGAAGCACCTGCACGTTAGCTGACCTTATTAGCTTAAATGCGGTCTTAGACAACATATTAGTTGCCTAA
- a CDS encoding DUF5688 family protein yields MDKMVKKVEELAKKFAERLAEEGYYPDIRPGYKLNMGPEALAITCKKNKDDRIAPTISITKDHVLAIENGRTTEEDYFVEGIEIFRNAFESEQYKNSSSVARAIEKFENRDDFLEGIAAFIYNHNVNKNPGFVHKKLNDELSVMVRYLVPEAEGSIPITKAQLEHIGVTEKELFETAIKNSPVINPPRIVSMNDILRQKGCWMPVDLRGLEKFLVINTVNCEQGAVAILYNGVADAIRERLGEDFFIIPSSLNEVIVLPISMLEERKVDDLKAMIMDVNKTVLPSTEYLSDRPYVIRDGRLEELAG; encoded by the coding sequence ATGGATAAAATGGTAAAAAAAGTTGAAGAACTGGCTAAAAAGTTTGCAGAAAGGCTTGCAGAAGAAGGTTATTATCCAGATATAAGACCTGGATATAAGCTCAATATGGGCCCTGAGGCACTAGCTATCACCTGCAAGAAGAATAAAGATGACCGCATTGCCCCTACTATATCTATTACAAAGGATCATGTTCTTGCAATAGAAAATGGTCGGACAACAGAGGAAGATTACTTTGTCGAAGGCATTGAAATATTCAGGAATGCATTTGAATCAGAGCAATATAAGAACTCTTCAAGCGTGGCGCGCGCGATAGAGAAATTCGAGAACAGGGACGATTTTTTAGAGGGCATTGCTGCTTTTATATATAACCACAACGTCAATAAAAACCCTGGTTTTGTTCACAAGAAGCTCAATGATGAGCTTTCTGTAATGGTAAGATATCTTGTTCCTGAAGCAGAAGGCTCTATCCCTATCACAAAAGCCCAGCTAGAGCATATTGGCGTCACTGAAAAAGAATTGTTTGAAACAGCGATTAAAAACAGCCCGGTGATCAATCCACCAAGAATCGTAAGCATGAACGACATACTTAGGCAGAAAGGGTGCTGGATGCCGGTTGACTTAAGGGGACTGGAAAAATTTTTGGTTATCAACACTGTAAACTGCGAACAGGGAGCAGTGGCCATATTGTATAATGGCGTGGCAGATGCTATTAGGGAAAGACTTGGCGAAGATTTCTTTATAATCCCAAGCAGTCTTAATGAGGTTATCGTTTTGCCAATTAGTATGCTCGAAGAGAGAAAAGTAGACGATCTGAAAGCTATGATCATGGATGTAAACAAGACTGTACTTCCTTCAACAGAATACTTGTCTGACAGGCCTTATGTTATCAGGGATGGCAGACTTGAAGAACTTGCGGGTTAA